Proteins encoded in a region of the Quercus lobata isolate SW786 chromosome 8, ValleyOak3.0 Primary Assembly, whole genome shotgun sequence genome:
- the LOC115956136 gene encoding non-functional pseudokinase ZED1-like, with protein sequence MRWSWFTDHFFNKRKQRERAFYENGSLLLEKLIASCNAKPIPIPTFSAQQLCQATNNFSSEKLVMGFSFWYKGSLEGRIVLVKGSFVRNAKLIPIYTISPQELRQATNNYPAQHQEFYWYKGSLEGRIVLIKHLDNLAYIAINDLVISAQMSGHSNVLKPIGCCLHTRIPILVFEFAANGLLADRIYVSRVTELQHEPMVWERRLKIARQIAHALSYLHTAFTRPVIYMATDLHSILLDEHDVPKFSGFYFSVSIPEGEAYVDAPFLSTFKSPEFKTAGKVTEKADVYDFGRFLLELLTGEDSFNITRFTIDKDSSLVAYIHNRAQGSCINEIVDPAILAEDGEGCASFEHQLQAVVDLGLACTEEDPQRRPTMVDVTKHLRRIERFVPSLIIY encoded by the coding sequence ttGGTTCACCGATCATTTCTTTAATAAAAgaaagcaaagagagagagcgTTTTATGAGAATGGAAGCCTGTTACTTGAGAAGTTGATTGCCTCTTGCAATGCCAAGCCTATTCCCATCCCTACCTTCTCCGCTCAACAGCTCTGCCAAGCAACCAACAACTTTTCTTCTGAAAAGCTAGTAATGGGGTTCTCTTTTTGGTACAAGGGTTCTCTCGAAGGACGAATTGTTCTCGTTAAGGGTTCTTTTGTTCGCAATGCCAAGCTTATTCCCATCTATACCATCTCCCCTCAAGAACTCCGCCAAGCAACCAACAATTATCCTGCTCAACATCAGGAATTTTATTGGTACAAAGGTTCTCTTGAAGGACGAATTGTTCTCATTAAGCATTTAGATAATTTGGCCTATATAGCCATCAATGATTTAGTGATTTCTGCACAAATGAGTGGTCACAGCAATGTATTAAAGCCCATAGGTTGTTGTCTCCACACTCGAATTCCCATTTTGGTGTTTGAATTTGCCGCCAATGGTTTACTTGCAGATCGAATTTATGTCTCCCGTGTTACTGAACTACAACATGAGCCGATGGTGTGGGAGAGAAGGTTAAAGATTGCAAGGCAGATTGCTCATGCTCTTTCTTATCTCCATACTGCCTTCACTAGACCTGTCATCTACATGGCTACGGATCTGCATAGTATCTTATTAGATGAAcatgatgttcctaaattttctggcttttatttttctgtatcAATTCCCGAAGGTGAAGCTTACGTGGATGCTCCTTTTCTTTCAACATTCAAATCCCCCGAGTTTAAAACAGCAGGCAAGGTAACTGAGAAAGCCGATGTATATGATTTTGGTCGGTTTCTTCTAGAACTTTTAACTGGAGAGGATTCTTTTAATATAACCCGATTTACAATTGATAAAGATTCTAGTTTAGTAGCATACATACATAACCGTGCTCAAGGTAGTTGCATAAACGAGATTGTGGACCCTGCAATCTTGGCTGAAGATGGGGAAGGATGTGCTAGTTTTGAGCATCAATTACAAGCGGTGGTGGACCTTGGCTTGGCATGTACAGAGGAAGATCCACAAAGAAGGCCAACCATGGTTGATGTCACCAAACATCTCAGGCGAATTGAGAGGTTCGTTCCATCACTAATTATTTACTAA